From Methanococcus maripaludis, the proteins below share one genomic window:
- a CDS encoding DUF4041 domain-containing protein: MGIGDIFNAGKFKKEIENLKKENERLTQEIENLRKENDELNKKELNLEQLKYLDLKKEIENLESTKKEKENALKISLENLDQKRQDKIYHINAEIKRLEEEKQAKIKGIDLELKAFTKKTNLEMKKLKERKNELLDTIEDLEKKIISFEEEILIQSFGFYDPRYNLTTSEAYKNKLTEVRTQQKEMVKNKKAVDYFDGWELNGSKKEGQKMNNDNIKLIVRSFNNECEASVFKVKYNNIDASEKRIRTSYDTLNKLGERNRITITSRYLNLKLQELYLAYEYELKKREEREEQARIKEQMREEARVLKEIETMKAKIEKEETHFKQAVAGIKEKMENATETQKLKYEEKLRELEEKIRLLEKDKEDVYNREQNTRAGYVYIISNIGSFGDDIYKIGMTRRLEPFERVRELSGASVPFPFDVHAMVFSEDAPKLENALHNYFRDRQLNKVNNKKEFFKVNLHEVEKVVKENHNKVVEFTKIAEAEQYRQSIAMDNKITEKEEKIGYEA, encoded by the coding sequence GTGGGGATTGGCGATATTTTCAACGCGGGAAAATTTAAAAAAGAAATTGAAAATTTAAAAAAGGAAAACGAACGTTTAACTCAAGAAATTGAAAATTTAAGAAAAGAAAACGATGAATTAAATAAAAAAGAGTTAAATCTTGAGCAATTGAAATATCTTGATTTAAAAAAGGAAATTGAAAATCTCGAAAGTACAAAGAAAGAGAAAGAAAATGCCTTAAAAATTTCTTTAGAGAATTTGGATCAAAAACGACAAGATAAAATATACCATATAAATGCAGAAATTAAAAGATTAGAAGAAGAAAAACAAGCTAAAATTAAAGGAATCGATCTAGAACTAAAAGCATTTACAAAAAAGACCAATTTAGAAATGAAAAAATTAAAAGAAAGAAAAAATGAACTTTTAGATACTATCGAGGATCTTGAAAAGAAAATTATCTCTTTTGAAGAAGAAATTTTAATACAATCTTTTGGATTTTATGATCCAAGGTATAATTTAACCACCTCCGAAGCATACAAAAATAAATTAACAGAAGTAAGAACTCAACAAAAAGAAATGGTTAAGAATAAAAAAGCTGTTGATTATTTTGACGGTTGGGAACTAAATGGAAGTAAAAAAGAAGGTCAAAAGATGAACAATGATAATATAAAACTCATTGTTAGGTCTTTTAATAATGAATGTGAAGCCAGTGTTTTCAAAGTTAAATATAATAATATAGATGCGAGTGAAAAAAGAATTAGAACGTCTTATGATACATTAAATAAGTTGGGGGAAAGAAATAGAATAACAATTACCTCCAGATACCTCAATTTGAAATTACAGGAATTGTATTTGGCTTATGAATACGAATTAAAGAAAAGGGAAGAACGTGAAGAACAAGCGAGAATAAAAGAACAGATGAGGGAAGAAGCCAGGGTTTTGAAAGAAATAGAAACAATGAAAGCCAAAATTGAAAAAGAAGAAACTCATTTTAAACAGGCAGTTGCCGGGATAAAAGAAAAAATGGAAAATGCGACTGAAACTCAGAAATTAAAATATGAAGAAAAATTAAGGGAACTCGAAGAGAAAATTAGGCTTTTAGAAAAAGATAAAGAAGATGTATACAACAGAGAACAGAATACAAGGGCAGGTTATGTATACATTATTTCGAATATCGGTTCGTTTGGGGATGACATATATAAAATCGGAATGACTAGACGTCTTGAACCATTTGAACGGGTAAGAGAACTTAGTGGGGCTTCCGTCCCATTCCCATTCGATGTTCATGCCATGGTATTTAGTGAAGATGCTCCAAAACTTGAAAATGCACTCCATAATTACTTTAGAGATAGACAATTAAATAAAGTAAACAACAAAAAAGAATTTTTCAAAGTTAATCTTCATGAAGTGGAGAAAGTTGTTAAAGAAAATCATAACAAAGTCGTTGAATTCACGAAAATTGCTGAAGCTGAACAATATCGCCAAAGTATTGCAATGGATAACAAAATAACTGAAAAAGAAGAAAAAATAGGGTATGAAGCTTAA
- a CDS encoding zinc-ribbon domain-containing protein, which yields MHCTECGSEVFENEKFCHNCGAKISRNFKTDMSITTNEVKEPAMQVKTIEAPKTAKVIAVTNDRKPTTMVKIIAIILSIFLPGVGHMILGGSYINKGLWIFIGTIACAVTSFLILPILILMGLWIYAIFDLAKVQTID from the coding sequence ATGCATTGTACAGAATGTGGATCTGAAGTTTTTGAAAACGAAAAATTTTGTCATAATTGTGGGGCCAAAATTAGTAGAAATTTTAAAACAGATATGTCAATTACTACGAACGAGGTTAAAGAACCTGCAATGCAAGTTAAAACGATAGAAGCTCCAAAAACCGCCAAAGTCATCGCAGTTACAAATGACCGGAAACCTACCACAATGGTAAAAATCATCGCAATAATTCTTTCAATATTTTTACCAGGTGTAGGTCATATGATTTTGGGTGGTTCTTATATAAATAAAGGACTCTGGATTTTTATTGGCACGATTGCATGTGCTGTAACAAGTTTTTTAATCCTTCCAATTCTCATACTTATGGGGCTCTGGATTTACGCCATTTTTGATCTTGCAAAAGTCCAAACTATTGATTAA
- the ilvN gene encoding acetolactate synthase small subunit, with protein MEHKHIISVLVLHKPGVLQRISGLFTRRWFNISSMTVGSTENPDVARMTIVVQGDDTVLEQVVKQLNKLVEVVKVTDLNSKKSVQRELCLVKVYAPTEDSKSQVIQYANIFRGKIIDLSTETLTVEITGDEQKVNAFLDLVRPMGIKEIARTGLTALMRGSKILKSNKA; from the coding sequence ATGGAACACAAACACATCATTTCAGTTTTGGTTTTGCACAAACCTGGCGTATTGCAGAGAATTTCAGGTCTGTTTACCAGAAGATGGTTTAATATCTCAAGCATGACTGTTGGAAGCACTGAAAACCCTGATGTTGCAAGAATGACAATAGTTGTTCAGGGAGATGATACAGTACTTGAACAGGTTGTAAAACAGTTGAATAAATTGGTAGAAGTTGTAAAAGTTACCGATTTAAACAGTAAAAAGTCAGTACAAAGAGAATTATGTCTTGTAAAAGTTTATGCGCCTACTGAAGATAGTAAATCTCAGGTAATCCAGTATGCAAATATATTTAGGGGAAAAATTATCGATTTAAGCACTGAAACACTCACTGTTGAAATTACTGGCGACGAACAAAAAGTAAACGCCTTTTTAGACCTTGTAAGGCCAATGGGCATAAAAGAAATTGCAAGAACTGGACTTACTGCTCTTATGCGAGGATCTAAAATTTTAAAATCAAATAAAGCATAA
- a CDS encoding acetolactate synthase large subunit has product MKGAEAMMKALEAENVKVLFGYPGGQLLPFYDALYQSDFLHILTRHEQAAAHAADGYARASGDVGVCVATSGPGATNLVTGVATAHADSSPVVALTGQVPTKLIGNDAFQEIDALGIFMPITKHNFQIQKTSEIPKIFRKAFEIAKTGRPGAVHVDLPKDVQDDDLDLEKYPIPAEINLQGYKPTKFGHPLQIKKAAELMKIAQRPVIIAGGGVQIANATPELIKLSEYAQIPVCTTLMGKGVFPEEHPLSLGMVGMHGTQASNYSVYESDVLIAIGCRFSDRITGDLSSFAPNTKVIHIDIDPAEIGKNVGVDIPIVGDAKAILKDILIHLMKKEMVNKTEWMENVKKLQKKSMPVMEFDNTPIKPQKVIKEMMAALREVDPGLTNTVLTTDVGQNQMWMAHYFQTSAPKSFLSSGGQGTMGFGFPAAIGAKFARPDANVIAVTGDGGFLMNSQELATIAEYEIPVIVVIFDNRTLGMVYQWQNLYYGKRQCAVHLGETPDFIKLAESYGIGALRVEKPEDINEAFKTALNSGKPYLLDIIIDPSEALHMVPPGGNMTNILFPDRQEPTPKAQCFSEMKKILSPKV; this is encoded by the coding sequence ATGAAAGGAGCAGAGGCTATGATGAAGGCCCTAGAAGCAGAAAATGTAAAAGTCCTTTTCGGATACCCTGGGGGCCAATTACTTCCCTTTTACGACGCACTCTATCAAAGTGACTTTTTACACATTTTAACAAGGCACGAACAGGCTGCAGCACACGCAGCTGATGGATATGCAAGAGCAAGTGGCGATGTAGGTGTATGTGTTGCTACATCTGGTCCAGGTGCTACAAACCTTGTTACAGGAGTTGCAACAGCACATGCAGACTCTTCTCCAGTTGTTGCATTAACTGGACAGGTTCCAACAAAATTAATAGGAAATGATGCATTCCAAGAGATTGACGCACTTGGAATCTTCATGCCGATTACAAAGCACAACTTCCAGATTCAAAAAACAAGCGAAATTCCAAAAATATTTAGAAAAGCATTTGAAATTGCAAAAACGGGAAGGCCCGGTGCAGTTCATGTTGATTTGCCAAAAGATGTTCAGGATGATGATTTAGACTTAGAAAAATACCCAATTCCTGCTGAAATTAATCTTCAAGGATATAAACCAACGAAATTTGGACACCCTTTACAGATCAAAAAAGCTGCAGAATTAATGAAAATCGCACAAAGACCTGTTATTATTGCAGGCGGCGGGGTTCAGATTGCAAATGCAACTCCTGAACTTATAAAATTATCAGAATATGCTCAAATTCCAGTTTGTACTACTTTAATGGGTAAAGGCGTTTTCCCTGAAGAACACCCTCTTTCATTAGGTATGGTTGGGATGCACGGAACACAAGCTTCAAATTATTCTGTTTACGAAAGCGATGTTTTAATTGCAATCGGATGCAGGTTTTCAGATAGGATTACTGGGGATCTTTCAAGCTTTGCACCAAACACAAAGGTAATCCACATAGATATTGACCCAGCAGAGATTGGAAAGAATGTTGGAGTAGATATCCCAATAGTTGGAGATGCAAAAGCAATTTTAAAAGATATTCTGATCCATTTGATGAAAAAAGAAATGGTAAATAAAACAGAATGGATGGAAAATGTTAAAAAACTTCAGAAAAAGTCCATGCCTGTAATGGAATTTGACAATACTCCAATAAAACCCCAAAAGGTTATCAAAGAAATGATGGCGGCACTTAGAGAAGTTGATCCCGGTTTAACAAACACGGTTCTTACTACCGATGTAGGTCAAAATCAGATGTGGATGGCACACTATTTCCAAACAAGCGCTCCAAAATCTTTCCTTTCATCAGGAGGTCAGGGTACGATGGGCTTTGGATTCCCTGCGGCAATTGGTGCTAAATTTGCAAGGCCTGATGCAAATGTAATTGCTGTAACTGGAGACGGTGGATTTTTAATGAATTCACAAGAACTTGCAACAATTGCAGAATACGAAATACCTGTTATCGTTGTAATTTTTGACAACAGGACACTTGGAATGGTTTACCAATGGCAGAACTTATACTATGGAAAAAGACAGTGTGCAGTACACCTTGGGGAAACACCTGACTTCATAAAACTTGCAGAAAGCTATGGAATCGGTGCTTTGAGAGTTGAAAAACCTGAAGATATTAATGAAGCTTTCAAAACTGCATTAAACAGTGGAAAACCATATTTACTCGATATCATAATCGACCCGTCAGAAGCACTGCATATGGTACCTCCTGGAGGAAACATGACAAATATATTATTCCCTGACCGACAGGAGCCAACTCCAAAAGCTCAATGCTTTAGCGAAATGAAAAAAATACTTAGTCCTAAGGTCTAA
- a CDS encoding carbamoyltransferase C-terminal domain-containing protein, which yields MILGICDGHASSASLIDEKKVIYAASEERFTRKKNFRGYPVNSIDYGLNSFVSNEDKLSAITVGGQFRKGGRLKKLKILQENLEIPMYYFNHHLCHAASYKLSNFKECLILTMDGGGDGLSSTLSIGKGSKIETIAQSDLIDSVGDFYASITELLGFKPMEDEGKVMSLSSFESSDSKINLDTIDYNEKTKSFKNYRGVIGSESTKALKRILDYSTPNNSYDIQISKFAQSKLEEVVLKLLKQFVNETGIKNIVFSGGVAQNVKLNKKISEQEFVDNLYVPPFTGDEGLAIGSSILCSKKDFDLKNTYLGYEIDNYNVEKLVESEKNFKFKYVEEKDIPEIIGSLILNNKLVCVSRQKMEFGPRALGNRSILGLPTKENSKRLAKTLKRNSFMPYAPTILNEYSEIYLKNKLESPYMTMLFDCFESNKKDIEGTVHVDGTTRAQTLKKEFNETYYNIVNFVNDKTKIPAVLNTSFNLHGEPIVCSEIDAINSFKKVGDALLLGNYLIEKIN from the coding sequence ATGATTTTAGGTATCTGTGATGGCCATGCTTCAAGTGCGTCGTTAATTGATGAAAAAAAAGTAATCTATGCTGCAAGCGAAGAAAGATTTACAAGAAAAAAGAATTTTAGAGGATATCCAGTAAATTCCATAGATTACGGGTTAAATTCTTTTGTAAGTAATGAGGATAAATTATCGGCAATTACTGTTGGTGGGCAGTTTAGAAAGGGGGGGCGGCTAAAAAAACTTAAAATTCTTCAGGAAAATTTAGAAATCCCGATGTATTACTTTAATCATCATTTATGCCATGCTGCAAGCTATAAACTATCAAATTTTAAAGAATGCCTAATTCTAACAATGGACGGTGGAGGAGATGGACTTTCTTCAACGCTATCTATAGGAAAAGGTTCAAAAATAGAAACGATTGCTCAAAGTGATTTAATCGATTCAGTAGGCGATTTTTACGCATCAATTACGGAACTACTGGGATTTAAACCAATGGAAGATGAAGGAAAAGTTATGAGTCTTTCAAGTTTTGAATCAAGTGATTCTAAAATTAATCTCGATACTATTGATTACAACGAAAAAACTAAATCTTTTAAAAATTATCGCGGAGTAATCGGCTCTGAATCTACAAAAGCATTAAAAAGAATTTTAGATTATTCAACGCCAAATAATTCATACGATATTCAAATTTCAAAATTTGCTCAAAGTAAATTAGAAGAAGTTGTTTTAAAACTTTTAAAGCAGTTTGTAAATGAAACAGGGATTAAAAATATTGTATTTAGCGGTGGGGTTGCACAAAACGTCAAATTGAATAAAAAAATAAGTGAACAGGAGTTTGTGGATAATTTATACGTCCCCCCATTTACAGGGGATGAAGGTTTAGCAATTGGATCGTCGATTTTGTGTTCTAAAAAAGATTTTGATTTAAAAAATACCTATTTAGGTTATGAAATTGATAATTATAATGTTGAAAAACTTGTTGAATCAGAAAAAAACTTCAAATTTAAATATGTCGAAGAAAAGGACATTCCTGAAATTATTGGCTCATTGATTCTGAATAATAAACTTGTATGCGTTTCAAGACAAAAAATGGAATTTGGACCTCGTGCTCTTGGAAACAGAAGTATATTAGGACTTCCAACAAAAGAAAATTCGAAAAGACTTGCAAAAACTCTTAAAAGAAATTCATTCATGCCTTATGCTCCAACAATTCTTAATGAATACTCTGAAATTTATTTAAAAAACAAGTTAGAAAGCCCGTACATGACCATGCTCTTTGATTGTTTTGAATCTAACAAAAAGGATATTGAAGGAACCGTTCATGTCGATGGAACTACAAGAGCGCAAACACTAAAAAAAGAATTTAACGAAACATATTACAATATTGTTAATTTTGTAAATGATAAAACAAAAATTCCTGCAGTTTTAAATACCAGTTTCAATTTACATGGTGAACCGATTGTCTGCAGTGAAATCGATGCTATAAATTCATTTAAAAAAGTTGGAGATGCACTTTTACTTGGAAATTATTTGATTGAAAAAATTAATTAG
- the rtcA gene encoding RNA 3'-terminal phosphate cyclase: MITIDGSYLEGGGQIVRTAVSLSAITKKPVKIINIRKNRKNPGLSNQHIACVSAVSKICNAKVEGLIKGSETLVFYPGEIISKNFEIDIKTAGSISLVIQSILPIALAIDKNIEITIIGGTNVEFSPPIDYIKNITLKFLENIGINSEITILKRGFFPKGGGIVKITLKPSKINPYELIENENIEIKGIVFNQNLDENISKRIKKSASDELLNSGFCPEIKLEKTNGESSGVGIFLYTNYIGSDCLGKKGLLSEAVGKTASEKLFEELTTKMAIDSHLADQIIPFMPFSDIKIGVSKITNHTLTNIYVVEKFFDVKYNIKKYEEKNANGYIISTKGV, from the coding sequence ATGATCACAATTGATGGAAGTTATCTTGAAGGCGGAGGGCAGATTGTAAGAACCGCGGTTTCTCTTTCTGCAATAACTAAAAAACCAGTTAAAATCATAAATATTCGAAAAAACAGAAAAAATCCAGGGTTATCAAACCAACATATCGCTTGTGTATCGGCAGTTTCAAAAATTTGTAATGCAAAAGTTGAAGGGCTTATAAAAGGCTCTGAAACTTTAGTTTTTTATCCTGGGGAAATTATTTCTAAAAATTTTGAAATAGATATTAAAACTGCGGGAAGCATTTCTCTTGTTATTCAATCAATACTCCCGATTGCCCTTGCAATAGATAAAAATATTGAAATTACAATAATTGGTGGAACTAATGTCGAATTTTCACCACCAATCGATTATATTAAAAATATAACATTGAAATTTTTGGAAAATATAGGAATTAATTCAGAAATAACGATATTAAAACGAGGATTTTTCCCAAAAGGTGGAGGGATTGTCAAAATAACGCTAAAACCCTCAAAAATAAATCCATATGAACTAATTGAAAATGAAAATATCGAAATTAAAGGAATTGTTTTCAACCAGAACCTCGATGAAAATATTTCAAAAAGAATTAAAAAGTCAGCAAGTGATGAATTATTAAACAGCGGATTTTGCCCAGAAATTAAACTTGAAAAAACAAATGGCGAAAGTTCAGGTGTTGGAATATTTTTGTATACAAATTATATCGGTTCAGACTGCCTTGGAAAAAAAGGACTTTTATCTGAAGCCGTTGGAAAAACCGCATCTGAAAAGTTATTTGAAGAATTAACTACAAAAATGGCAATAGATTCGCATTTGGCCGATCAAATAATTCCATTTATGCCTTTTTCAGATATTAAAATAGGCGTTTCAAAAATTACAAACCATACACTGACAAATATTTATGTTGTCGAAAAATTCTTTGATGTTAAGTATAATATCAAAAAATACGAAGAAAAAAATGCAAACGGATACATAATATCCACTAAAGGTGTTTAA
- a CDS encoding archease, with product MYNYFETTADIGIIAFGKTLEESFENSARGLSNIMVDIESIEKIEKHSFKVISEDLFGLLYDFLTELLILHDSELLIFSEFNVKIEKNKCYELSCVAFGDRYSKDKYEPKEEVKAITYHRMEIIKNENCWKTQFIVDL from the coding sequence ATGTATAATTACTTTGAAACTACCGCAGATATTGGGATAATTGCTTTTGGAAAAACTCTTGAAGAATCTTTTGAAAATTCTGCAAGAGGCTTATCAAATATTATGGTTGATATCGAATCAATTGAAAAAATTGAAAAGCATTCGTTTAAAGTTATTTCTGAAGACCTTTTCGGGCTTTTATATGACTTCTTAACAGAACTTTTGATACTCCATGATTCGGAGTTGTTAATATTTTCGGAATTTAATGTAAAAATCGAGAAAAACAAATGTTATGAATTAAGTTGTGTTGCTTTTGGAGATAGGTACTCAAAAGACAAATACGAACCAAAAGAAGAGGTAAAAGCAATTACATATCACAGAATGGAAATAATTAAGAACGAAAACTGCTGGAAAACACAGTTTATCGTAGATTTGTAA
- a CDS encoding malate dehydrogenase translates to MDVSIIGASGKIGSVLSLLLAKESYIKNINLIARNSSINKLKGLKMDLYDAMAAAGQDTNIDICCDDDLSCTANSDITIITAGMARTGEMSRIDLMKGNAKIVKNYVKNIANFGDTKIFMISNPVDLMTYKALIESGYEKNQVFGLGTHLDSMRFKVAVAKHFEVHLDDVRTRIVGEHGDSMVPVISATAVGGIPIKRLPKYEDFPYEKILERIKGYGQEIITLKNGSEYGPASAIVNIVRCIAHDEKRLLTLSTYIEDEIEGIEGGCCIGVPVKVGKNGIEEVIHIKMEDNEIEGFKKSFELVKGYCRQIESI, encoded by the coding sequence ATGGACGTATCAATTATTGGGGCATCAGGCAAAATTGGGAGTGTTTTATCATTGCTTTTAGCAAAAGAAAGCTACATAAAAAATATTAATTTAATTGCCCGAAATAGTTCCATCAATAAGTTAAAAGGACTTAAAATGGACCTTTATGATGCAATGGCCGCCGCGGGACAGGATACTAACATTGACATATGCTGTGACGATGATTTATCATGTACTGCTAACTCAGATATTACCATAATTACAGCAGGTATGGCCAGAACTGGAGAGATGTCGAGAATCGACCTTATGAAGGGAAATGCAAAAATTGTAAAAAATTATGTGAAAAATATTGCTAATTTTGGGGATACTAAAATATTCATGATTTCAAATCCTGTTGACCTGATGACTTACAAAGCACTTATCGAAAGTGGCTATGAAAAAAATCAAGTCTTTGGACTTGGAACGCACCTTGATTCAATGCGATTTAAAGTAGCAGTTGCAAAACATTTTGAGGTTCACCTTGATGATGTTAGAACAAGGATTGTTGGAGAACATGGCGACAGCATGGTTCCAGTAATCAGCGCGACTGCAGTAGGTGGAATTCCAATCAAAAGATTGCCAAAATATGAAGATTTCCCGTATGAAAAGATACTTGAAAGAATTAAAGGTTATGGGCAAGAAATCATAACTTTAAAAAACGGTTCTGAATACGGCCCTGCATCAGCAATTGTAAACATTGTACGATGTATTGCACATGATGAAAAACGACTTTTAACCCTTTCTACATACATCGAAGACGAAATCGAGGGTATTGAAGGAGGCTGCTGTATAGGAGTTCCTGTAAAAGTAGGCAAAAATGGAATTGAAGAAGTAATCCATATAAAAATGGAAGATAATGAAATTGAAGGATTTAAAAAATCTTTTGAATTAGTTAAAGGATACTGCAGACAGATTGAATCTATTTAA
- a CDS encoding cation diffusion facilitator family transporter, whose translation MEVSERIIIGNKISKITIVANIGLSILKILTGVFGRSSALIADGMHSFSDILSTVVVMLGLKLSEKPADESHPYGHERIEPALTKILAVILLVTALMIFYCGLTTIIGGNYQIPGNITIIAALISIFTKEWMYKYTKKGADRIESSALLADAWHHRSDAFSSVGTLIGVVGAKLGYPILDPIASIVISLFIAKMAFEIYFKALNQLLDRAADSKTIEEIKKIILSVDGVLEIDVLKTRIHSNKIYVDVEISVDKDLSLIEAHNISENVHSQIERKLKRVKHCMVHVNPYLK comes from the coding sequence GTGGAAGTTTCTGAAAGAATAATCATAGGAAATAAAATTTCAAAAATCACGATTGTTGCAAATATTGGCTTATCCATTCTAAAAATACTTACAGGAGTATTTGGTAGGAGTAGTGCTTTAATTGCGGATGGAATGCATTCATTTTCTGATATTTTAAGTACAGTTGTGGTTATGCTTGGATTAAAACTTTCAGAAAAGCCTGCAGATGAATCCCACCCGTATGGTCATGAAAGAATCGAACCTGCATTAACAAAAATTTTAGCGGTAATTTTACTTGTAACTGCCTTGATGATTTTTTACTGTGGATTAACCACCATTATTGGCGGAAATTACCAAATCCCTGGAAATATAACCATAATTGCGGCTTTGATCTCCATTTTTACAAAAGAATGGATGTATAAGTACACCAAAAAAGGTGCTGACCGAATTGAAAGTTCAGCACTCCTTGCAGATGCCTGGCACCACAGATCTGATGCATTTTCATCAGTTGGAACATTAATTGGTGTTGTTGGCGCAAAACTTGGGTATCCAATACTTGATCCCATTGCATCAATAGTAATTTCATTATTTATTGCAAAAATGGCATTTGAAATATATTTCAAAGCATTAAACCAGCTTCTCGATAGGGCGGCGGATTCAAAAACTATTGAAGAAATTAAAAAAATAATTCTTTCGGTTGACGGTGTTTTGGAGATAGATGTATTAAAAACGAGAATTCATTCAAACAAAATCTATGTTGACGTTGAAATTTCAGTTGATAAAGATTTATCATTAATTGAAGCGCATAACATCTCTGAAAACGTCCACTCACAAATTGAAAGAAAATTAAAAAGAGTAAAACACTGTATGGTTCATGTGAACCCGTATTTAAAATAA
- a CDS encoding DUF354 domain-containing protein, with product MDVWIDLTNSPHIHYFSQLIDKFNREGIEYYITARKFQSLEDLIDIYGYDYISVGNHADSLEEKLINSSKRVIELTKIAKKLEPKIAIAKHSVELPRVAFGMNIHSIFVLDNEHASAQNRLTVPLVNDIICPEGTKLVLNGSSFGKYIDSFEGTCEVSNVNSRLNSSFSIDESIKEKLNIDESLPITIMRPRPNSSYCNGKKDIIPMIIDKLKSQMDCNIVAFPRDEDQREKYVSMGVIVPKTIDAISLLYYSDAMIGAGGTMNREAAVLGVPTISCYPEKLLGVDNYLIEKERMIHTRDLDEIVNHVMDNIGKRNNGITLEDPTELMFEKVVGSLS from the coding sequence ATGGATGTATGGATCGATTTAACAAATTCCCCTCATATTCATTATTTCTCGCAGTTAATTGACAAGTTTAACCGGGAAGGAATTGAATATTATATAACAGCGAGAAAATTTCAAAGTTTAGAAGATTTAATCGACATTTATGGTTATGATTATATTTCTGTTGGAAACCATGCAGATTCGTTAGAAGAAAAGCTCATAAATTCTTCAAAAAGAGTAATTGAACTCACAAAAATTGCAAAGAAGTTGGAACCAAAAATCGCAATTGCAAAACACTCAGTAGAGCTTCCAAGAGTAGCTTTTGGAATGAATATCCATTCAATATTTGTTTTAGACAATGAACACGCAAGTGCACAGAATAGATTAACAGTCCCCCTTGTAAACGACATAATCTGTCCAGAAGGCACAAAGCTGGTTTTAAACGGAAGTTCTTTTGGAAAATACATCGATTCTTTTGAAGGAACGTGTGAAGTTTCTAATGTTAATTCAAGGTTAAATTCTTCTTTTTCAATTGATGAATCGATAAAGGAAAAGTTAAATATCGATGAATCATTGCCTATAACAATAATGAGGCCAAGGCCAAATTCTTCGTACTGTAACGGGAAAAAAGACATTATTCCAATGATAATTGATAAATTAAAGAGTCAAATGGACTGCAATATTGTTGCATTTCCAAGAGATGAAGATCAAAGGGAAAAATATGTATCAATGGGTGTAATTGTTCCAAAAACAATCGATGCAATATCTTTACTTTATTATTCAGATGCAATGATTGGAGCTGGCGGAACGATGAACCGTGAAGCAGCAGTTTTGGGAGTTCCAACGATTTCATGCTATCCTGAAAAACTTCTGGGTGTTGATAATTACCTAATTGAAAAAGAAAGGATGATTCACACAAGAGACTTAGACGAAATCGTAAATCACGTAATGGATAATATTGGAAAAAGAAACAACGGAATAACTTTGGAAGATCCGACCGAATTAATGTTTGAAAAGGTTGTAGGAAGTTTAAGTTAA